A genomic window from Solanum stenotomum isolate F172 chromosome 10, ASM1918654v1, whole genome shotgun sequence includes:
- the LOC125842770 gene encoding uncharacterized protein LOC125842770 produces the protein MHPGGTKMYQAIKEHYWWNGMKRDIAEFISKCLVCQQVKARHQVPVGLLQPLSMPEWNWERITVDFVSGLPHTQRNHDAIWVIVDRLTKSAHFLAIRMDYSLEHLAELYISGIARLHGILRSIVSDRGPSYQSSIEMPPYEALYRRKCRTPLCWSEVGERKLVGPEIVQQTEDKADLKRLDIEYQVGDKVFLKVSPWKKIMRFGQKGKISPRFIRPYEILERIGPVAYKLALPPELEKIHNIFHVSMLRRYRSDPSHVLPVESIEVNPDLTYNEEPIRIEAREVKQLRNKRIPLVKVLWRNHSRKEYTWEREEDMRT, from the exons ATGCATCCTGGAGGTACAAAGATGTACCAGGCCATCAAGGaacattattggtggaatggtatgaagagagacatTGCGGAGTTCATTTCcaaatgtttggtttgtcaacaagtaaaggcaAGACATCAAGTTCCAGTTGGTTTACTACAGCCCTTGTCGATGCCGGAATGGAATTGGGAGAGAATAACTGTGGACTTTGTTTCTGGACTTCCTCACACTCAGAGAAATCATGATGCAATATGGGTGATTGTGGACAGGTTAACCAAGAGTGCTCACTTCTTAGCAATCCGGATGGATTACTCACTTGAGCATTTAGCCGAATTGTACATTAGTGGGATTGCAAGACTACATGGTATCCTTAGGTCTATTGTATCTGACCGAGGCCCAAG ctaccaatCGAGTATTGAAATGCCTCCCTATGAAGCTCTATACAGAAGGAAATGCCGGACCCCTCTTTGTTGGAGTGAAGTTGGTGAAAGAAAGCTTGTTGGTCCTGAAATTGTGCAACAAACAGAGGACAAG GCTGATCTTAAAAGGCTTGACATTGAATATCAAGTGGGAGATAAAGTATTCTTAAAGGTGTCTCCAtggaaaaagattatgagatttggccaaaaaggaaaaattagtcCCCGATTCATTAGACcttatgagatacttgaaaggattggaccagttgcatataaattagCTTTGCCACCAGAGTTGGAGAAGATCCACAATatctttcatgtttctatgctcagaAGATATCGTTCTGATCCATCGCATGTTCTTCCAGTTGAATCTATTGAGGTTAATCCTGACTTGACGTATAATGAAGAACCTATCCGGATTGAAGCTCGAGAAGTAAAGCAACTTAGAAACAAGAGAATTCCCTTAGTAAAGGTGCTTTGGAGGAACCATTCTAGAAAGGAATATACCtgggaaagagaagaagacatgaGGACCTAG